Proteins encoded in a region of the Chloroherpetonaceae bacterium genome:
- a CDS encoding arginine decarboxylase, pyruvoyl-dependent: MSFVPTKIFFTKGVGRHKEYLSSFELALRDARIEKCNLVTVSSIFPAGCKRISLEEGLKLLQPGQITFCVMARAATNEHNRLIAASIGVAIPQDSTQYGYLSEHHPYGESEKQAGEYAEDLAATMLATTLGIEFDPNTAWDEREDIYKMSGKIVKTFNITQSAEGKAGLWTSVIACGILLP; this comes from the coding sequence TTGTCATTCGTTCCAACTAAAATCTTTTTCACAAAGGGCGTTGGGCGACATAAAGAATACCTCTCATCGTTTGAGCTTGCCCTGCGCGACGCCAGAATTGAAAAATGCAACTTGGTAACTGTCTCGAGTATTTTCCCCGCTGGCTGCAAGCGCATTTCACTGGAAGAAGGCTTAAAGCTCTTGCAGCCCGGGCAAATCACCTTTTGCGTGATGGCGCGCGCGGCGACCAATGAACATAATCGCTTGATTGCAGCCTCCATTGGGGTCGCTATTCCACAAGACAGCACGCAGTATGGCTACCTCTCAGAACACCACCCCTACGGTGAGAGTGAAAAGCAAGCAGGAGAGTATGCCGAAGATCTTGCCGCAACGATGCTTGCCACCACGCTTGGCATTGAGTTTGACCCCAACACTGCTTGGGACGAGCGTGAGGACATCTATAAGATGAGTGGCAAAATCGTCAAGACCTTTAACATTACGCAGTCTGCAGAAGGCAAAGCTGGTCTTTGGACATCAGTTATTGCTTGCGGTATTTTGCTACCGTAG
- the bchI gene encoding magnesium chelatase ATPase subunit I has translation MPDASSKAHRRHSNTLRRTPRTSGSSINADKHSDPSVKREKVFPFSAIVGQDEMKRCLLLNVVEPRIGGVLVMGHRGTGKSTTVRALADVLPMIERAEGDPYNRTVEEVLQAEANSGKKKTRPLRSEKIPVPVVDLPLGATEDRVCGTIDIEQALTKGEKAFEPGLLAKANRGFLYIDEVNLLDDHLVDVLLDVAASGVNVVEREGISIKHPARFVLVGSGNPEEGELRPQLLDRFGLHARISTITDIALRVEIVRRRRAFDANPDEFIAEWAAEQAALQQRIVEAQSLVRQVELPEPLLMMIAELCMHLGIDGHRGELTVARAASANAALEGRTVVTIDDIKTVAVPALRHRLRRDPLETMDAGEKVVRELQKALAKFSAQPTRAEPAVS, from the coding sequence ATGCCTGACGCCAGCTCTAAAGCACATCGCCGACATTCAAATACTTTACGCAGGACACCCCGAACATCTGGCTCATCGATCAACGCGGATAAACATAGCGACCCATCAGTCAAGCGGGAAAAAGTCTTTCCGTTCAGTGCGATTGTGGGTCAAGATGAAATGAAGCGTTGCCTTTTGCTCAACGTTGTAGAACCGCGCATCGGTGGCGTGTTGGTGATGGGGCATCGTGGTACTGGCAAATCTACTACAGTGCGTGCTCTGGCTGATGTCTTGCCAATGATTGAACGCGCAGAGGGCGACCCTTACAACCGCACGGTTGAGGAAGTTTTACAAGCCGAGGCAAATAGCGGCAAGAAGAAAACTCGGCCTCTTCGCTCCGAGAAAATTCCTGTGCCTGTCGTGGATTTGCCACTTGGTGCAACCGAAGACCGCGTTTGCGGCACAATTGATATTGAACAAGCTCTGACCAAAGGTGAAAAAGCCTTTGAGCCGGGTTTGCTTGCCAAAGCCAACCGCGGTTTTCTCTACATTGACGAAGTGAATTTGCTAGACGACCACTTGGTCGATGTTTTGCTCGATGTGGCAGCCAGTGGCGTCAATGTTGTTGAGCGCGAGGGCATTAGCATCAAGCACCCTGCGCGGTTTGTCTTGGTTGGTTCAGGTAATCCTGAAGAAGGCGAACTGCGCCCGCAACTCTTAGACCGCTTTGGTTTGCATGCGCGCATTAGCACCATTACTGATATTGCCCTCCGCGTAGAAATTGTGCGACGCCGTCGCGCCTTTGATGCCAATCCCGATGAATTCATAGCTGAATGGGCTGCCGAGCAAGCCGCCCTGCAGCAGCGCATTGTAGAGGCGCAATCGTTAGTGCGACAAGTGGAGCTCCCCGAGCCTCTTTTGATGATGATTGCAGAGCTTTGCATGCATTTAGGTATTGACGGGCACCGTGGTGAGCTTACCGTAGCGCGCGCTGCATCGGCAAATGCTGCCCTTGAAGGTCGCACAGTCGTAACGATTGATGACATCAAGACGGTCGCTGTCCCTGCGCTGCGACACCGCTTGCGACGCGACCCCTTAGAGACAATGGATGCTGGCGAAAAAGTTGTGCGCGAGTTGCAGAAAGCACTGGCTAAATTTAGCGCTCAGCCAACTCGCGCCGAACCTGCTGTCTCCTAA
- the hemB gene encoding porphobilinogen synthase, which yields MNALNQLNLTHRPRRLRQSEAVRSLVAETHLTKSDLVFPLFVQEGENVAEEIPSMPNIFRLSIDNAVRECETLQKLGILAINLYAMPAEKTDDAREAYQDNGIMQRAIRAIKREFPDLCIMTDVALDPYTTHGHDGLVSNGKILNDETVEVLTKVAISHAEAGADFVAPSDMMDGRIGAIREELDDHGFTHVGIVAYSAKYASSFYSPFRDALQSAPKFGDKKTYQMNPANSDEAMREIELDIQEGADIVMIKPALAYLDIVRRAKDTFNVPIAVFNVSGEYAMVKAAEANGWLNGERAMLEMLLSMKRAGASLIFSYFAKEVAKLL from the coding sequence ATGAACGCGCTCAATCAATTAAACCTCACTCATCGCCCTCGCCGCTTGCGACAGAGCGAAGCAGTGCGCAGCTTAGTTGCCGAAACGCATTTAACAAAGTCTGATTTGGTCTTTCCGCTCTTTGTGCAAGAGGGTGAAAATGTCGCCGAAGAAATTCCCTCTATGCCCAACATCTTTCGCCTCTCGATTGATAATGCAGTGCGAGAATGCGAAACCCTACAAAAGCTGGGCATTTTGGCCATCAACCTCTATGCTATGCCTGCTGAAAAAACAGACGATGCACGTGAAGCCTATCAGGACAACGGCATTATGCAGCGCGCTATTCGCGCCATCAAACGGGAATTTCCAGACCTTTGCATAATGACCGATGTGGCTCTCGACCCTTATACGACGCACGGACACGACGGCCTTGTGAGCAACGGAAAAATTCTGAATGATGAGACGGTTGAAGTCCTCACAAAAGTTGCCATCTCGCACGCTGAAGCAGGTGCGGACTTTGTTGCCCCAAGCGATATGATGGACGGACGGATTGGCGCCATTCGTGAGGAACTCGACGACCATGGCTTTACTCATGTGGGAATTGTTGCCTATTCAGCAAAGTATGCCTCCAGCTTTTACAGCCCCTTCCGTGATGCACTTCAATCAGCACCGAAATTTGGTGACAAGAAAACCTATCAGATGAACCCCGCCAACTCTGACGAAGCCATGCGTGAAATTGAGTTGGATATCCAAGAAGGAGCTGATATTGTAATGATAAAGCCAGCTTTAGCTTATCTCGATATCGTTCGCCGTGCCAAAGACACTTTCAATGTGCCTATTGCAGTGTTTAATGTGTCAGGCGAATATGCAATGGTGAAAGCCGCAGAGGCTAATGGCTGGCTAAATGGAGAGCGCGCAATGCTTGAAATGCTACTCTCAATGAAGCGCGCTGGCGCAAGTCTCATCTTTTCCTATTTTGCAAAAGAAGTCGCAAAGTTGCTTTGA
- a CDS encoding NifU family protein — protein sequence MPQQPEVETKQEATEIAYLPPTHPVYAKVQEALDNIRPYLQADGGDCQMIGIREDMTVDLRLVGACGSCPMSTMTLRAGVEQAIKRAVPEIVRVEAAI from the coding sequence ATGCCACAGCAACCTGAAGTTGAAACAAAGCAAGAGGCAACCGAGATTGCCTACTTGCCACCGACGCACCCTGTTTATGCAAAGGTGCAAGAAGCCTTAGACAATATTCGCCCCTATTTGCAGGCTGACGGTGGCGATTGCCAGATGATTGGCATTCGCGAAGATATGACCGTTGACTTGCGCTTGGTTGGGGCGTGTGGCTCTTGCCCAATGTCCACGATGACGCTCCGTGCAGGTGTCGAGCAGGCAATCAAGCGTGCTGTGCCTGAAATCGTGCGCGTTGAAGCTGCAATTTAG
- a CDS encoding pyridoxamine 5'-phosphate oxidase family protein has translation MVEATADLSLETILSEVWWLLEQGVRDRRSPLHTGIFATIRDGFPEMRTVVLRSVDATARKLFCHTDIRSAKVEDLRHHANCAWLFYHPERKIQLRFLGTATVHHQTPLAEARWKDTQLMSRRCYATTLPPGTLVEAPTSGLPEYLTHRSPTLEESEIGAAHFAVIETTVHFLDWLLLDAKGHRRAKFFWHGETLSASWAIP, from the coding sequence ATGGTTGAAGCTACTGCAGACTTGTCGTTAGAGACCATACTCAGCGAAGTGTGGTGGCTTTTGGAACAAGGTGTCAGAGACCGTCGCAGTCCGTTGCATACGGGCATTTTTGCAACGATTCGTGATGGCTTCCCTGAAATGCGTACGGTTGTGCTACGTAGTGTCGATGCCACTGCGCGCAAGCTATTTTGCCACACAGATATTCGGTCTGCCAAAGTAGAAGACTTGCGGCATCACGCCAACTGCGCTTGGCTCTTTTATCACCCAGAACGCAAAATTCAGCTCCGCTTTCTGGGCACTGCAACTGTGCACCATCAAACCCCTCTTGCCGAAGCTCGCTGGAAAGACACCCAACTAATGAGCCGTCGATGCTACGCTACAACTCTTCCCCCTGGAACTTTGGTTGAAGCGCCGACCTCAGGGCTCCCTGAGTATCTGACACACCGCAGTCCAACGCTTGAAGAGAGCGAAATTGGCGCCGCACATTTTGCCGTGATTGAAACCACTGTTCATTTCCTCGATTGGCTTCTGTTAGATGCGAAAGGACACCGTCGCGCAAAATTTTTCTGGCACGGCGAGACGCTTTCCGCATCGTGGGCAATTCCGTAA
- the apbC gene encoding iron-sulfur cluster carrier protein ApbC translates to MATITERQVIDALRNVIEPDLGRDIISLNMVKNIKIDAQNNVSFTVVLTTPACPLKDLIRNACVNAIRHFIKEAQAVEVEMTANVTSANPMAGQAANPNHPLARVKNLIAVGSGKGGVGKSTVAVNLAVALAKSGAKVGLIDADIYGPSIPTMFGLKEEKPAILGKTLIPIEKYGVKLMSIGFLVDSKTAVVWRGPMASSALRQFMNDVQWNELDYLFFDLPPGTGDIQLTLVQAAPLTGAVVVTTPQDVALADVVKAVAMFEQVKVPVLGVLENMSYYLLPDGTKEYIFGQGGGMRLAETYHLPFLGEIPLSKDVREGGDMGVPVVIGHPNSPQAKLFVEAAEKLAQQIAIKNAGVGATKLEIEI, encoded by the coding sequence ATGGCAACTATCACAGAACGACAGGTCATTGATGCGCTTCGTAATGTGATTGAACCAGATTTGGGCAGGGATATTATCTCGCTCAATATGGTCAAAAACATCAAAATTGATGCGCAAAACAATGTTTCTTTTACGGTCGTCTTAACGACGCCTGCCTGCCCGCTTAAAGACCTTATCCGAAATGCCTGTGTCAATGCGATTCGGCATTTCATTAAGGAAGCGCAGGCGGTTGAGGTTGAAATGACTGCTAATGTAACCAGTGCCAATCCGATGGCTGGACAGGCTGCCAACCCCAATCACCCACTTGCTCGCGTAAAGAATTTGATTGCTGTTGGCTCAGGCAAAGGCGGCGTTGGCAAGTCCACCGTTGCCGTAAATTTAGCAGTTGCACTGGCTAAGAGCGGCGCAAAGGTCGGTTTAATTGATGCAGACATTTACGGTCCTTCTATTCCTACGATGTTTGGCTTGAAAGAGGAAAAGCCAGCGATTTTGGGCAAGACTTTAATTCCGATTGAAAAATACGGTGTCAAGCTGATGTCTATTGGGTTCTTAGTCGATTCTAAGACGGCTGTGGTTTGGCGCGGGCCTATGGCTTCTTCTGCGCTTCGCCAATTTATGAATGATGTGCAGTGGAATGAACTGGACTACCTTTTCTTTGACTTGCCGCCCGGCACTGGAGACATTCAGCTTACGCTGGTGCAAGCTGCGCCGCTGACTGGTGCAGTGGTGGTTACCACGCCGCAAGATGTCGCCCTTGCTGATGTGGTCAAAGCGGTCGCAATGTTCGAGCAAGTTAAAGTTCCTGTGCTGGGGGTTTTGGAAAATATGAGCTACTATCTTTTGCCCGACGGCACGAAGGAATACATCTTTGGGCAGGGGGGCGGTATGCGTTTAGCTGAAACTTATCACCTGCCGTTCTTAGGGGAAATTCCACTTAGCAAAGATGTGCGTGAGGGCGGTGATATGGGTGTGCCAGTTGTGATTGGTCATCCGAATTCGCCGCAAGCCAAACTTTTTGTAGAAGCAGCAGAGAAACTGGCGCAGCAAATTGCCATCAAGAACGCAGGTGTTGGCGCCACAAAACTTGAAATTGAAATCTAA
- a CDS encoding acyl-CoA thioesterase → MPEREARPMSYSRVEMTQIVTPVDTNYLGNLAGGRLMHWMDLAAAIAAGRHSQAVCVTASVDTMEFKQAINLGEVVIIKANVNRAFNTSMEVGVKVFAEDLIKGQIRECTKAYFTFVAIDKNGKPIPVPEVIPEDENDRRRYEKAALRRQIRLLNKG, encoded by the coding sequence ATGCCAGAACGAGAAGCACGACCTATGTCGTATTCACGCGTCGAGATGACCCAAATCGTTACCCCTGTCGATACCAACTATCTTGGCAACCTTGCTGGCGGGCGCTTGATGCACTGGATGGATTTAGCCGCAGCCATCGCTGCAGGTCGGCACTCGCAAGCTGTGTGCGTTACGGCTTCTGTCGACACAATGGAGTTTAAGCAAGCGATTAACTTGGGTGAGGTGGTCATTATTAAAGCCAATGTCAATCGTGCATTCAACACTTCTATGGAAGTTGGCGTCAAGGTTTTTGCTGAAGACCTAATTAAAGGACAGATTCGCGAGTGCACAAAGGCATACTTTACTTTTGTTGCGATTGACAAAAATGGCAAACCTATCCCCGTGCCCGAAGTCATCCCTGAGGACGAAAACGACCGCCGTCGCTATGAGAAGGCTGCGCTGCGTCGCCAGATTCGCTTACTGAACAAGGGCTAA
- the fmt gene encoding methionyl-tRNA formyltransferase — MSLRTVFMGTPEFAVPSLRKIVASGYEVPLVVTSPDKPRQSAKSQAEPTPVKKTAQELGLSVLEVEDLSSPEFEAALRRVEPDAIAVVAFRILPPHIFSIPKKGIFNLHASLLPKYRGAAPINWAIINGEKETGVTTFFLQEKVDTGEMIVQKRLEIFPDEVATELAARLAVLGAEAVVETLELIQQGTVKTIPQDHSQATKAPKLTKENTQINWNEPAQKVHQFICGLSERPAAWTTLEGKLVKLYRSRLVETHEKGEAGRWHISGNTLYVWCGEGMIEVLSLQFEGKKRLRTSDFLHGYRIKGNEKFAWSNTP; from the coding sequence ATGAGCTTGCGCACGGTGTTTATGGGCACGCCAGAATTTGCCGTGCCATCGCTTAGAAAAATTGTGGCGTCAGGCTATGAAGTTCCACTTGTTGTAACAAGCCCTGATAAGCCACGCCAGAGCGCAAAAAGCCAAGCCGAGCCAACCCCTGTCAAAAAAACAGCGCAAGAATTGGGGCTAAGCGTACTGGAAGTTGAAGACCTTAGCAGCCCCGAGTTTGAAGCAGCACTGCGCCGTGTTGAGCCTGACGCGATTGCAGTCGTTGCCTTTCGTATTTTGCCGCCTCATATTTTCTCAATCCCCAAGAAAGGGATTTTTAATCTGCACGCTTCACTTTTGCCCAAATACCGTGGTGCTGCACCAATCAACTGGGCCATCATCAACGGCGAAAAGGAAACAGGCGTAACGACTTTCTTTCTTCAAGAAAAGGTCGACACAGGGGAGATGATTGTGCAAAAGCGGCTGGAAATTTTCCCCGATGAAGTCGCCACAGAATTAGCTGCGCGACTTGCAGTGTTAGGTGCAGAAGCCGTAGTTGAGACGCTCGAGCTAATACAGCAGGGCACAGTCAAAACTATTCCGCAAGACCACTCGCAAGCAACAAAGGCACCGAAACTCACAAAAGAAAACACGCAAATCAACTGGAACGAACCCGCACAAAAAGTGCATCAATTTATTTGCGGACTGTCTGAGCGCCCAGCAGCTTGGACAACACTCGAAGGCAAACTGGTCAAACTCTATCGCTCTCGCCTCGTGGAAACCCACGAAAAAGGTGAGGCAGGGAGGTGGCACATCAGTGGCAACACACTCTATGTGTGGTGCGGCGAAGGAATGATTGAAGTGCTATCGCTCCAATTCGAAGGAAAAAAACGATTGCGCACCTCAGACTTCCTACACGGTTATCGAATAAAGGGCAATGAAAAATTTGCCTGGAGCAATACACCTTGA
- a CDS encoding thiamine pyrophosphate-dependent enzyme, with product MSNSASQAAHLSASILPAGIELSTLKNWYRLMHLGRQLDIKAAGYLKKGMGWSYHAPYQGHDGIQLALGQSFRPNKDFLFPYYRDMLTALAAGITVEEILLNGLSRDADVASGGRHMSNHFAKPEIRIQNVSSLTGNHAQHAVGVARAIKKYQGDEIAFYSGGESACAEGYFYEAVNGASREILPVVFVIQNNRFGISVPVREQFGTSHPAELFRSFPNLKVIFCDGTDVFDSWRAMQEAIEFVKSGKGAAMVEADCERIGSHSNSDNHFLYRTPEELEEAKKRDPLPKFKKFLLENQLFTPAELEAIEQENEQVIAEAAERAERAPQPDPKSATLYVYPEFRITGGELHDLSEPQGDPKLYTDEVISFLQAINQTQHEEFDRNEHTFLWGQDVGKGGIFNADKGMPQKYGPRRVFNAPIAEDFIVGTANGFSRYREDIWVLIEGAEFADYIWPAMEQVVECSHEYWRTKGKFVPNIVMRIASGGYIGGGLYHSQNVEGAFTTLPGLRIVVPAFADDMQGLLRTAFRSRGVTVILEPKFLYNNPWAKTRKLRPDVLIPFGKARYRRYGTDLSIISYGTTVHHALLAAEKLQNEHGISAEVLDLRCLAPLDKEAIFATVRKTGKALVVHEDKVTGGFGGEIAALIAEHCFEWLDAPIMRVGSLDTPVGFSKVLEAEILPNEHKVFEAALKLAKY from the coding sequence ATGTCAAACAGTGCATCTCAAGCAGCCCACCTTTCCGCAAGCATCTTACCTGCTGGAATTGAGCTTTCAACGCTAAAAAATTGGTATCGCTTAATGCATCTTGGGCGGCAGCTCGATATTAAAGCCGCAGGATATCTCAAAAAAGGAATGGGGTGGTCGTATCATGCGCCGTATCAAGGGCATGATGGAATTCAGCTGGCACTGGGGCAATCGTTCCGACCGAACAAAGACTTTCTTTTCCCATACTACCGTGATATGCTGACCGCCCTTGCGGCTGGAATAACGGTGGAAGAAATTTTGCTCAATGGTCTCTCGCGTGATGCAGATGTGGCCAGCGGTGGGCGGCATATGTCGAACCACTTTGCAAAGCCAGAGATTCGCATCCAGAACGTCTCGTCGCTGACGGGCAACCATGCACAGCACGCTGTAGGCGTAGCACGTGCCATCAAAAAGTATCAAGGTGATGAAATTGCGTTCTATTCGGGAGGAGAATCGGCGTGCGCAGAAGGCTATTTCTATGAGGCCGTCAATGGTGCATCGCGCGAAATTTTACCAGTGGTATTTGTCATTCAAAACAATCGCTTCGGCATCTCAGTGCCAGTGCGCGAGCAGTTTGGCACAAGTCACCCAGCGGAGCTGTTCCGCAGTTTTCCCAATCTCAAGGTCATCTTCTGCGATGGCACCGATGTGTTTGACTCTTGGCGAGCAATGCAAGAGGCAATTGAGTTTGTCAAATCAGGCAAAGGCGCTGCGATGGTCGAAGCCGATTGCGAGCGCATTGGGTCGCACTCTAATTCTGACAACCACTTTCTCTATCGCACACCTGAGGAATTGGAAGAGGCAAAGAAACGAGACCCTCTGCCAAAGTTCAAGAAATTTCTGCTGGAAAATCAACTCTTTACACCAGCGGAGCTAGAAGCAATTGAGCAGGAAAATGAACAGGTGATTGCCGAAGCGGCAGAACGCGCAGAACGCGCGCCGCAGCCTGACCCAAAGTCCGCTACACTGTATGTCTATCCAGAGTTTCGCATCACAGGTGGCGAGCTACATGACCTATCGGAGCCACAAGGAGATCCAAAGCTTTACACTGATGAGGTCATCAGTTTCCTGCAAGCGATTAACCAAACGCAGCATGAGGAGTTTGACCGTAATGAGCACACCTTCCTCTGGGGACAAGATGTAGGCAAAGGCGGCATCTTCAACGCTGACAAAGGAATGCCTCAGAAGTATGGTCCGCGCCGAGTCTTCAATGCTCCCATTGCGGAAGATTTCATTGTCGGCACAGCGAACGGTTTTTCGCGCTACCGTGAAGACATCTGGGTGCTAATTGAAGGCGCAGAGTTTGCTGACTACATCTGGCCAGCGATGGAACAAGTGGTGGAGTGCTCGCACGAATACTGGCGCACAAAGGGCAAGTTTGTGCCCAACATCGTAATGCGTATTGCTTCTGGTGGATACATCGGTGGTGGACTGTATCACTCGCAAAATGTAGAGGGCGCCTTTACGACGCTGCCCGGCTTGCGCATTGTTGTGCCAGCTTTCGCTGATGATATGCAAGGCTTGCTCCGCACTGCCTTTCGCTCACGCGGCGTTACCGTGATTCTGGAGCCTAAATTCCTCTACAACAACCCTTGGGCAAAGACGCGCAAACTTCGCCCCGATGTCTTGATTCCATTTGGTAAGGCACGCTACCGACGCTATGGCACAGACCTTTCCATCATTTCCTACGGCACAACCGTGCATCACGCTCTCTTAGCCGCTGAGAAACTGCAAAATGAACACGGCATTTCTGCAGAAGTGCTTGACCTGCGCTGCCTTGCCCCGCTGGATAAAGAAGCTATCTTTGCCACTGTGCGCAAAACAGGCAAGGCACTTGTTGTGCACGAAGACAAAGTGACAGGAGGCTTTGGCGGCGAGATTGCTGCACTTATTGCTGAACACTGCTTCGAGTGGCTGGATGCACCGATTATGCGCGTCGGGTCGCTGGATACGCCCGTTGGTTTCTCAAAAGTGCTGGAAGCTGAAATTTTGCCAAATGAACACAAGGTCTTTGAGGCAGCCTTGAAGTTGGCAAAGTATTAA
- a CDS encoding DUF3592 domain-containing protein, with protein MEVGPFFGAKLLLSLAALSASFGFGFAFLRRHISPVRPFPTLAWLVISTLGIIGIALTLLQTHALYRASAVRQWPTAEGIVLDAHIQGKRGFVPVVTYQYVVSGDTHTVTKELFSPQFGGKDTRKQSSEKILSQYTKGTTIAVHYNPDNPAESEIEFGITWATFIRLGVGLLLFAVCSGIVFYKLFQRWLCPQSISSSAAGLPEISPK; from the coding sequence ATGGAAGTTGGACCGTTTTTTGGCGCAAAACTGCTGCTCTCGCTTGCTGCTCTCTCTGCGTCGTTTGGCTTTGGCTTTGCTTTTTTACGCCGACATATTTCTCCTGTGCGTCCTTTTCCCACTCTTGCTTGGCTTGTCATTAGCACCTTAGGCATTATTGGCATTGCTTTGACGCTTCTACAAACTCATGCACTCTACAGAGCGTCAGCAGTGCGCCAGTGGCCAACTGCAGAAGGCATTGTTTTAGATGCTCACATTCAGGGTAAGCGTGGTTTTGTGCCTGTTGTAACTTACCAGTATGTTGTCTCAGGCGATACGCATACTGTAACCAAAGAGCTTTTCTCGCCGCAATTCGGTGGCAAGGACACACGCAAGCAATCTTCCGAGAAAATTCTTTCTCAATACACGAAAGGTACTACGATTGCGGTGCATTACAACCCTGACAATCCCGCTGAGTCGGAAATAGAGTTTGGCATCACATGGGCTACATTTATCCGATTAGGCGTTGGATTGCTGCTTTTTGCTGTATGCAGCGGCATTGTGTTCTACAAGCTCTTTCAGCGATGGCTTTGCCCCCAGTCTATTTCAAGTTCCGCTGCTGGTTTGCCCGAAATCTCACCAAAGTAG
- the def gene encoding peptide deformylase, with protein sequence MAILPIYTYGHEVLKKVAKPLKGVNEEIKTLIADMFETMYQAEGIGLAAPQVGKSIRLMVVDISMIEKYQHTKPMVIINPVILATEGEVEMEEGCLSMPGVREVVTRPEFITLKYRDENFVEHTERFGGLLSRVIQHEFDHLNGELFVEKLAPSVRREHRAELEAIRRGEVEAEYLLAVK encoded by the coding sequence ATGGCAATTCTACCAATTTACACTTACGGGCACGAGGTTTTGAAAAAAGTCGCAAAGCCGCTCAAAGGGGTGAACGAAGAGATTAAAACGCTGATTGCAGATATGTTTGAGACGATGTATCAAGCAGAAGGAATCGGCTTGGCGGCGCCACAGGTCGGCAAATCAATTCGCTTGATGGTTGTCGATATCTCAATGATTGAGAAGTATCAGCATACTAAGCCAATGGTGATTATCAACCCTGTGATTTTGGCGACCGAAGGTGAAGTGGAGATGGAAGAAGGGTGTCTATCAATGCCCGGCGTGCGGGAGGTTGTAACAAGACCTGAGTTCATCACGCTCAAGTATCGCGATGAAAATTTTGTGGAGCACACAGAGCGCTTCGGTGGACTGCTGTCCCGAGTGATTCAACATGAATTTGACCACCTAAACGGTGAGCTTTTCGTGGAAAAACTGGCGCCCAGTGTGCGTCGAGAGCACCGTGCGGAGCTGGAAGCTATTCGACGCGGCGAAGTTGAAGCGGAATACTTGCTGGCGGTAAAGTAG
- a CDS encoding YkvA family protein, which translates to MSFIRKIWQEASLMEKAAMTAALLYIFVPLDFMPELLFGIFGIADDMAALALLFSTIMRIRHRANEAERQKVLQPAPQRRR; encoded by the coding sequence ATGAGCTTTATTCGCAAAATTTGGCAAGAAGCCTCGCTGATGGAAAAAGCAGCAATGACTGCTGCACTGCTTTACATCTTCGTGCCGCTGGATTTTATGCCTGAATTGCTCTTCGGTATTTTCGGCATCGCAGATGATATGGCTGCACTGGCTTTGCTTTTCAGCACCATAATGCGGATTCGCCATCGGGCAAATGAGGCAGAGCGTCAAAAAGTGTTGCAGCCTGCGCCGCAACGGCGGAGATAA
- the dapA gene encoding 4-hydroxy-tetrahydrodipicolinate synthase — MSYRTISGSAVALVTPFKSDGKIDESALRRLVEFQIQGGTDILIPCGTTGESPTLSDDEQRRVIEIVLEAANGRAKVIGGAGTNDTRHAVKLAKAAEQAGVQGILSVAPYYNKPSQEGFFQHYAAVAEAVSVPIIIYNVPGRTGANISVETMLRLAEQFSNILAVKEASGNMVQIEELLRQRPSRLSVMSGDDYLTLPMMALGGDGVISVAANQIPRIMKLLVEAMRFANLAEAQSLHHQYLPLMMLNFIESNPIPVKYALARMGLIEPYYRLPLTPPSDANKSKIDAELQRLGLIKEVAAA, encoded by the coding sequence ATGAGTTATCGCACCATTTCGGGTTCAGCCGTTGCACTGGTAACGCCATTCAAGAGCGACGGCAAAATTGATGAGTCGGCGCTGCGGCGCTTGGTAGAATTTCAAATTCAAGGCGGCACAGACATTCTCATTCCTTGCGGCACTACAGGAGAGTCGCCAACACTGTCGGACGATGAGCAGCGACGCGTGATAGAAATTGTCTTAGAAGCGGCTAACGGTCGCGCAAAAGTCATTGGGGGCGCAGGTACCAACGACACCCGCCACGCTGTCAAGTTGGCAAAGGCAGCTGAGCAAGCAGGCGTGCAAGGCATCTTGTCGGTTGCACCGTATTACAATAAGCCATCACAAGAAGGATTCTTCCAGCACTATGCCGCAGTCGCAGAAGCCGTAAGTGTGCCTATCATCATCTACAATGTGCCTGGACGCACGGGAGCAAATATCTCCGTCGAGACGATGCTACGCTTAGCCGAGCAGTTCTCAAACATTCTTGCTGTCAAAGAAGCCTCTGGGAATATGGTGCAAATTGAAGAGTTGCTGCGTCAGCGCCCAAGCCGACTGTCTGTAATGAGCGGTGATGATTATCTGACGCTGCCAATGATGGCCTTAGGCGGTGATGGGGTGATTTCTGTAGCTGCCAATCAAATTCCACGCATAATGAAGTTGCTGGTCGAGGCAATGCGCTTTGCCAACCTTGCCGAAGCTCAAAGTTTGCATCATCAATACCTGCCGCTGATGATGCTGAACTTCATTGAGTCGAATCCAATCCCTGTCAAATATGCACTGGCCAGAATGGGACTGATTGAGCCATACTACCGCCTGCCACTCACACCGCCATCAGATGCGAATAAATCCAAGATTGATGCGGAACTTCAACGATTAGGCTTGATTAAAGAAGTCGCAGCGGCATAA